A single Vicinamibacteria bacterium DNA region contains:
- a CDS encoding DUF5335 family protein: MTTTKQIPRQQWKEYFDRFTKRHLRDDLPEAATIELVSAELGAQIGVDAARLLGISYDSKSEALEVLLENLDQLVHKPKEIWVVEDEDGFLPSIEIVRDDGTKEILTVRRTGPLEPRP, translated from the coding sequence ATGACGACAACGAAGCAGATACCTCGGCAGCAATGGAAGGAGTACTTCGACCGATTCACGAAACGACACTTGAGGGACGATCTCCCCGAGGCAGCCACGATCGAGCTCGTCTCTGCCGAACTAGGCGCTCAGATCGGGGTCGACGCGGCCCGCTTGCTGGGGATTTCCTACGATTCGAAGAGCGAGGCTCTCGAGGTGCTTCTCGAGAACCTCGACCAGCTCGTCCACAAACCGAAGGAGATCTGGGTCGTGGAAGACGAGGACGGCTTCTTGCCCTCGATCGAGATCGTTCGCGACGATGGCACGAAGGAGATCCTGACCGTCCGCCGAACGGGTCCGCTAGAACCGCGACCGTAG
- a CDS encoding DnaJ C-terminal domain-containing protein: MLGLGRAVTRRFAFRVTGCRARAPGALPGDLFVIVRSARDPRFQRDGADLWRRETITVPDAALGTTRNVPCLDGSAEVSIPAAAQPGLVLRLAGKGLPEFGGRGRGDLFVRLDVQIPERLSKRQRELYEQLRELERPKAEDEASDH; encoded by the coding sequence GTGCTCGGTCTGGGTCGTGCGGTAACGCGGCGCTTCGCATTCAGGGTCACGGGATGCCGAGCGAGAGCCCCGGGGGCGCTCCCCGGTGACCTCTTCGTGATCGTCAGGAGCGCACGCGACCCTCGTTTCCAGCGCGACGGCGCGGACTTGTGGCGAAGGGAAACCATCACGGTCCCCGACGCAGCCCTGGGCACCACGAGGAACGTGCCCTGCCTGGACGGCTCCGCCGAGGTGTCCATCCCCGCGGCGGCACAGCCCGGCTTGGTGCTACGTCTCGCGGGAAAAGGACTGCCTGAGTTCGGCGGTCGCGGGCGGGGCGACCTCTTCGTTCGCCTCGATGTGCAGATACCCGAACGATTGAGTAAACGACAAAGAGAGCTCTACGAGCAGCTCCGCGAGCTCGAGAGACCGAAGGCCGAAGACGAGGCGAGCGACCACTAA
- a CDS encoding universal stress protein yields MKVLLAVDGSEYSRASVALMKRLSMPKDCEVIVVTVLGTGASFGGDGFGVLDTEIAALESYREDALVESRRMLSAIADELGEAGWTVRTRTEHGHTADRIVATANELGVDHIVVGSHGMTGFDRFLLGSVSRAVVTHAPCSVLVVRKPADTQDAGTRELISRRADSGHPLRILAAFDGSPSARAAIELLRTLPLRADSELTVVTVLTVATTLYGKDILQRLSTSWQEHSRAAQLELESVLARLKQATPNVFTKLIDDGTDASPDILRLATDLEVDIVVLGSTGTSAIERFLLGSVTARVLDHAPCSVWVVR; encoded by the coding sequence ATGAAAGTCCTTCTCGCGGTCGACGGTTCGGAGTACTCCCGAGCGTCGGTCGCCTTGATGAAACGTCTCTCCATGCCCAAGGATTGTGAGGTGATCGTCGTCACGGTCCTCGGCACCGGAGCTTCCTTCGGCGGTGATGGGTTCGGCGTTCTTGACACCGAGATCGCTGCGCTGGAGTCGTATCGCGAAGACGCCCTGGTGGAGTCTCGGCGCATGCTGAGTGCCATCGCCGACGAGCTCGGGGAGGCAGGCTGGACGGTGCGAACGCGAACCGAGCACGGACATACCGCCGATCGGATCGTGGCGACGGCTAACGAGCTCGGCGTGGACCACATCGTCGTCGGCTCACACGGGATGACCGGTTTCGATCGATTCCTCCTGGGAAGCGTCTCGAGGGCCGTCGTCACCCACGCTCCTTGTAGCGTGCTGGTCGTGCGCAAACCGGCCGACACGCAGGACGCCGGGACCCGTGAGTTGATCTCTCGTCGAGCCGATTCTGGCCATCCGCTGCGCATTCTCGCCGCGTTCGACGGCTCGCCGTCTGCCCGGGCCGCCATCGAGCTTCTGCGGACTCTACCGCTCCGGGCGGATTCCGAGTTGACGGTAGTGACCGTCTTGACCGTGGCCACGACTCTCTACGGCAAGGACATTCTCCAACGCTTGTCGACGAGCTGGCAGGAGCATTCGCGAGCGGCGCAGCTCGAGCTGGAATCGGTGCTCGCCAGATTGAAGCAAGCGACCCCGAACGTTTTCACCAAGCTCATCGACGACGGCACCGACGCTAGCCCCGACATCTTGAGGTTGGCGACCGATCTCGAGGTCGATATCGTCGTGCTCGGTTCGACGGGAACGAGCGCCATCGAGCGCTTTCTCCTCGGGAGCGTTACGGCACGCGTCCTGGACCATGCGCCGTGCTCGGTCTGGGTCGTGCGGTAA